A single window of Vibrio sp. HB236076 DNA harbors:
- the lysS gene encoding lysine--tRNA ligase → MTDDVQNDHIQEENKLIAERRAKLDAIRQNCSANGHPNDFRRDSLAGDLQAEFGDKSKEELESLNHVVAVAGRVMAKRGPFLVLQETSGRIQAYAAKPVQKELKEKYQGLDIGDIIGVKGALHKSGKGDLYVNMEEYELLTKALRPLPEKFHGLTDQEMRYRQRYVDLIVNEDSRHAFIIRSKLVSAIRQFMMSKNYLEVETPMMHVIPGGATARPFITHHNALDIDMYLRVAPELYLKRLVVGGFDRVFEINRNFRNEGLSPRHNPEFTMMEFYQAYADYKDLMDLTEEMLSSVALSVLGSTSLPYGDEVVEFGGTYARMSMFEAIKHYNPEHQDIQALTEQDLQDRERMVAIAKSLHIEVESFWTCGQLLEEIFGETAEPKLIQPTFITGYPADISPLARRSDDNPFFTDRFEFFIGGREVANGFSELNDAEDQDARFKAQVDAKDAGDDEAMYYDADYITALEHGLPPTAGQGIGIDRLAMLFTNTHTIRDVILFPAMRPQG, encoded by the coding sequence ATGACTGATGATGTGCAAAACGATCACATACAAGAAGAAAACAAACTGATTGCCGAACGCCGCGCCAAACTCGACGCGATTCGTCAAAACTGCAGTGCTAATGGCCACCCTAATGACTTTCGTCGTGACAGCTTAGCAGGCGATCTGCAAGCTGAGTTTGGTGACAAAAGTAAAGAAGAGCTCGAAAGCTTAAATCATGTGGTTGCGGTCGCAGGCCGAGTGATGGCCAAGCGCGGCCCATTTTTGGTATTGCAAGAAACCTCTGGCCGCATTCAGGCGTACGCCGCTAAACCGGTGCAAAAAGAGCTGAAAGAAAAATATCAAGGCCTTGATATCGGTGACATTATTGGTGTTAAAGGCGCACTGCATAAGTCGGGCAAAGGCGATCTGTATGTCAATATGGAAGAGTACGAGTTATTGACCAAAGCGCTGCGCCCATTGCCTGAAAAATTTCACGGCCTTACCGACCAAGAAATGCGCTACCGTCAGCGTTACGTCGATTTGATCGTCAACGAAGACTCGCGCCACGCCTTTATCATTCGCTCTAAGCTGGTCTCTGCCATTCGTCAATTTATGATGAGCAAAAACTACTTAGAAGTCGAAACGCCGATGATGCACGTGATTCCAGGCGGTGCAACCGCTCGTCCTTTCATCACGCATCACAATGCGTTGGATATCGACATGTACTTGCGCGTCGCGCCAGAGCTTTACCTCAAGCGCTTGGTTGTTGGCGGGTTTGATCGCGTGTTCGAAATTAACCGCAACTTCCGCAACGAAGGCTTATCACCGCGTCACAATCCAGAATTTACCATGATGGAATTCTATCAAGCGTACGCCGATTACAAAGATTTGATGGATTTGACTGAAGAGATGCTCAGCAGCGTTGCGCTATCGGTATTGGGCTCGACCTCATTGCCTTACGGTGACGAAGTGGTTGAGTTTGGCGGTACTTACGCTCGCATGAGTATGTTTGAAGCGATTAAACACTACAACCCAGAGCATCAAGATATTCAAGCCCTGACTGAGCAAGATTTGCAAGACCGTGAGCGTATGGTCGCAATTGCTAAATCGTTGCACATCGAGGTGGAAAGCTTCTGGACTTGTGGTCAGCTGCTCGAAGAGATCTTTGGTGAAACGGCAGAGCCTAAACTGATTCAGCCGACCTTTATCACCGGTTACCCTGCGGACATTTCACCACTGGCTCGCCGCAGTGATGACAACCCATTCTTTACCGATCGCTTCGAGTTCTTTATCGGAGGACGCGAGGTGGCGAATGGCTTCTCTGAGCTCAATGATGCTGAAGATCAAGATGCGCGCTTTAAAGCGCAAGTAGATGCGAAAGACGCTGGTGACGATGAGGCAATGTACTATGATGCCGATTACATCACTGCGCTTGAGCACGGCTTGCCACCCACGGCAGGCCAGGGCATCGGTATCGATCGCCTAGCGATGTTGTTTACCAACACGCACACCATTCGCGATGTCATTTTGTTCCCAGCCATGCGCCCGCAAGGCTAA
- a CDS encoding sigma-54 dependent transcriptional regulator — translation MKKLREAASIKILVVVGAKAPEWFEQLQSLGWTCHLCSDLRTAHSLIQDIGPCIAVVDLSRDTFSLNGVAHLVNAYQYVRWMALIRDQQMDMPSINQFIVHFCIDFFVVPIPSHHQLLATLGHQLGMVRLEQRVWQSQSIGVTQFTGQSSAITHLRQMIKRWSYSDVSVFIHGDVGVGKERLARAIHESSSRAHKPFSVVRCAALSDYSLETQVFGIGIEHDTLSVLEKSHGGTVLFYDFMSMSLEQQQNLLHVLQDGQVHSSVGLKSIDVRILVASSSAVDKAMAERGLLRALYDYVSILPITVPNLRERQADILPLVDDYITRFCQEYRLPKRVLDPQVEILLQNYAWPGNVRELINKIKRALLICDGDVIGLEHFDFNQQPQQSSTLKAIREKSECEALKRALENHDGQVMLVAKELKISRATMYRLLNKYNLLPDSGSESSPYF, via the coding sequence ATGAAAAAACTTCGCGAGGCGGCCTCGATCAAAATCTTGGTGGTGGTGGGCGCTAAAGCCCCTGAGTGGTTTGAGCAACTTCAATCCTTAGGCTGGACCTGTCATTTGTGTTCGGATTTGCGCACCGCACACAGTTTAATCCAAGACATTGGCCCTTGTATTGCGGTGGTTGATCTCAGCCGTGACACGTTTAGTCTCAATGGCGTCGCTCACCTAGTCAATGCGTACCAATACGTGCGTTGGATGGCATTGATCCGCGATCAGCAAATGGATATGCCTTCCATTAACCAGTTTATCGTGCACTTTTGCATCGACTTTTTTGTCGTGCCTATTCCTTCTCATCATCAATTATTAGCCACCTTAGGCCATCAATTGGGCATGGTGCGGCTAGAGCAACGCGTCTGGCAGTCGCAAAGTATTGGGGTTACTCAATTTACCGGGCAATCGTCGGCGATCACTCACTTGCGACAAATGATCAAACGTTGGTCTTACAGTGACGTGAGTGTCTTTATTCACGGCGATGTTGGGGTGGGAAAAGAGCGATTAGCACGGGCCATTCACGAGTCGTCTTCGCGGGCTCACAAGCCATTTTCTGTGGTGCGTTGTGCCGCTTTAAGCGATTACTCGTTAGAAACTCAAGTCTTTGGTATTGGCATTGAACACGATACGCTTTCGGTGTTAGAGAAAAGCCATGGCGGTACGGTGCTATTTTACGACTTTATGTCGATGTCGCTTGAACAACAACAAAACTTGCTGCACGTCTTACAAGACGGACAAGTACACAGCTCGGTGGGCTTAAAGTCTATTGATGTGCGCATTTTAGTCGCCAGTAGCTCCGCGGTCGACAAAGCCATGGCCGAGCGGGGACTGCTGCGCGCTTTGTACGATTATGTAAGTATCTTGCCCATTACCGTACCGAACTTACGCGAACGGCAAGCGGATATTTTGCCCTTGGTGGATGATTACATTACCCGTTTTTGTCAGGAGTATCGGTTGCCAAAGCGCGTTCTCGATCCGCAAGTGGAAATACTGCTGCAAAACTATGCGTGGCCCGGTAATGTTAGGGAGTTGATCAATAAAATTAAGCGGGCGCTTTTGATCTGTGATGGCGATGTGATTGGGCTTGAGCACTTTGATTTTAATCAACAGCCACAACAAAGTTCAACCCTCAAAGCCATTCGCGAAAAAAGCGAGTGCGAGGCGTTAAAGCGAGCGTTGGAAAATCATGATGGACAAGTGATGTTGGTGGCGAAAGAGCTCAAAATTTCTCGTGCCACCATGTATCGTTTACTCAATAAATACAACTTATTACCCGATTCAGGCAGTGAATCATCTCCGTATTTTTAA
- a CDS encoding DUF1127 domain-containing protein yields MRPSIYISLATWLIQQDLHRQDRQWRRNLRRRSYHVPWHNAHLLRDIGLDPQGRPLGQEMPIEQATQRRLAHLTRIVRWRMRTVS; encoded by the coding sequence ATGCGTCCATCTATTTACATTTCGTTAGCGACATGGCTAATCCAACAAGATTTGCACCGTCAAGATCGCCAATGGCGGCGTAACCTTCGCCGTCGCAGCTATCATGTACCTTGGCACAATGCGCATTTGTTGAGAGACATTGGTCTTGATCCACAAGGAAGGCCATTGGGGCAAGAAATGCCAATTGAGCAAGCCACTCAGCGCCGACTGGCTCATTTGACTCGCATCGTGAGGTGGCGGATGAGAACGGTGAGTTAG
- a CDS encoding NADP(H)-dependent aldo-keto reductase, whose protein sequence is MLYTKLPHSSLEISKIGLGTMTFGEQNSQSEAFLQMDMALDHGVNFFDTAEMYPVPPKPETQGQTERYIGNWLKQSGKREKIVLATKVAGPRTGINIRESMNLNRRNIHLAIDSSLQRLQTDYVDLYQIHWPQRKTNFFGQLNYPEHDEQEEVTLIETLEALTELVNAGKVRYLGVSNETPWGVMSLLRLAEKHDLPRIVSIQNPYNLLNRSFEVGLSEISHYEGVQLLAYSPLAFGCLSGKYLNGQRPENARCTLFERFQRYFTPQGIKATQAYVELARDHGMDPVDMALAFVNQRPFVASNIIGATTLPQLKQNIDSIDVTLSDSILEGILAISTEFSNPCP, encoded by the coding sequence ATGCTTTATACAAAACTCCCTCACTCAAGCCTAGAAATCAGTAAAATTGGCCTAGGCACTATGACATTTGGCGAACAAAACAGTCAAAGTGAAGCATTTTTACAAATGGATATGGCTTTGGATCACGGCGTCAATTTTTTTGATACCGCAGAAATGTACCCCGTCCCTCCCAAACCAGAGACGCAAGGCCAAACAGAGCGCTATATCGGCAACTGGCTTAAGCAATCGGGGAAAAGAGAAAAAATCGTTTTGGCGACTAAAGTGGCTGGACCGAGGACAGGTATCAACATTCGCGAATCGATGAATTTAAATCGTCGCAATATTCACCTCGCCATCGACTCGAGTTTGCAACGCTTACAAACCGACTACGTCGATTTGTATCAAATCCATTGGCCGCAGCGCAAAACCAATTTTTTTGGCCAATTAAACTACCCAGAGCACGACGAACAAGAAGAAGTCACCTTAATCGAAACCCTTGAGGCGCTGACAGAACTCGTCAACGCGGGCAAGGTTCGCTACCTTGGTGTCTCGAATGAAACGCCTTGGGGTGTGATGAGTTTGCTGCGCCTAGCAGAAAAACACGATCTTCCTCGTATTGTCTCGATTCAAAATCCTTACAACTTGTTAAATCGCAGCTTTGAAGTGGGCCTCTCGGAAATCAGCCACTATGAAGGGGTACAACTATTGGCCTACTCCCCTTTGGCCTTTGGTTGTTTAAGCGGTAAATACCTCAATGGCCAACGGCCTGAAAACGCTCGTTGTACCTTGTTTGAGCGCTTCCAACGCTACTTTACACCACAGGGGATTAAAGCCACCCAAGCGTACGTAGAATTGGCTCGAGATCACGGTATGGATCCCGTTGATATGGCATTGGCTTTCGTCAATCAAAGACCGTTTGTCGCTTCCAATATCATCGGGGCGACAACCTTGCCTCAACTCAAGCAAAACATTGATAGTATTGATGTCACTTTGAGCGATTCTATTTTAGAAGGCATTTTGGCCATCAGTACCGAGTTTTCGAATCCATGCCCTTAG
- a CDS encoding DUF6482 family protein — MEMQQFEQWVQAYNKHHHHAPKVFVIGCSGLPHYLLAVEFKHHLEPVRQGDKPIHYVSLEGVREELLRLGVDKAFLRLHNTYDECCGNETLAESFCDIEMAVAPAH, encoded by the coding sequence ATGGAAATGCAGCAATTTGAGCAGTGGGTTCAGGCGTACAATAAGCATCATCACCATGCTCCCAAGGTGTTTGTTATCGGGTGTTCGGGGTTACCTCATTATTTGTTGGCGGTCGAATTTAAGCATCATCTCGAGCCAGTACGCCAAGGGGACAAACCCATTCACTATGTTTCGCTCGAAGGGGTAAGAGAAGAGTTATTGCGCCTTGGTGTCGATAAAGCCTTTTTGCGACTGCACAATACTTATGATGAATGTTGTGGCAATGAGACGCTCGCCGAGTCGTTTTGCGATATTGAAATGGCGGTGGCACCGGCGCATTAA
- the mutH gene encoding DNA mismatch repair endonuclease MutH — protein MNSEPQSEHELIQRALAMAGQSLAELAQQADIPIPNNLNRDKGWVGQLIEYHLGAASGSKPQQDFVHLGIELKTIPISHQGLPLETTFVCVAPLTGIQGVQWENSHVRHKLSRVLWVPVEGEREIPLADRRVGAPLIWSPSPEEEQQLKQDWEELMELIALGQYQHISAKHGQVLQIRPKAANSKALTQAYNQDGKPIKTLPRGFYLRTQFTAQILQRHFIHLARQ, from the coding sequence ATGAACAGCGAACCTCAATCAGAACACGAGTTAATCCAACGCGCTCTGGCCATGGCCGGTCAAAGCTTAGCCGAACTGGCCCAACAAGCCGATATCCCCATTCCAAATAACCTCAATCGAGACAAAGGTTGGGTTGGTCAACTCATCGAGTACCACCTTGGCGCCGCCTCTGGTAGTAAACCTCAACAAGACTTTGTGCATTTAGGCATTGAATTAAAAACCATTCCAATTAGCCACCAAGGCCTACCTTTGGAGACGACTTTCGTCTGCGTCGCGCCACTGACGGGAATACAGGGCGTTCAATGGGAAAATAGCCACGTTAGACACAAATTATCACGTGTTTTGTGGGTACCGGTGGAAGGAGAGCGAGAAATCCCTTTAGCGGATCGCCGCGTTGGCGCACCGCTGATCTGGTCACCAAGCCCAGAAGAGGAACAACAACTCAAACAAGATTGGGAAGAACTAATGGAATTGATCGCCTTAGGCCAGTATCAACACATCAGTGCCAAGCACGGCCAAGTGTTGCAAATTCGACCTAAAGCCGCCAACAGTAAAGCCTTAACCCAAGCGTATAATCAAGACGGTAAACCGATTAAAACCCTGCCCCGCGGCTTTTATCTGCGCACCCAATTCACGGCGCAAATCCTGCAGCGCCACTTTATCCACTTAGCGAGGCAATGA
- the rppH gene encoding RNA pyrophosphohydrolase: MIDGDGYRLNVGIVICNNHGQVFWAKRYGQHSWQFPQGGIDEGESPEQAMFRELYEEVGLTERDVKIVATSRHWLRYKLPKRLVRWDSKPVCIGQKQKWFLLRLECDEANINMQQGNAPEFDGWRWVSYWYPVRQVVSFKRDVYRRAMKEFASAAMPFRERKTKGKRKKRRG, translated from the coding sequence GTGATCGATGGCGATGGTTATCGACTTAATGTCGGTATTGTAATTTGTAACAACCATGGTCAGGTGTTCTGGGCTAAACGGTATGGACAGCACTCATGGCAATTTCCCCAAGGGGGGATAGACGAGGGAGAATCTCCTGAGCAAGCTATGTTTCGCGAGCTTTACGAAGAAGTGGGTTTAACGGAAAGGGACGTTAAAATTGTCGCCACGAGTCGACATTGGCTACGTTACAAGTTACCCAAACGCCTCGTAAGGTGGGATTCAAAACCTGTTTGTATTGGCCAAAAACAGAAATGGTTTTTGTTGCGATTGGAATGCGATGAAGCAAATATCAATATGCAGCAAGGCAACGCTCCTGAGTTTGATGGTTGGCGCTGGGTAAGTTATTGGTACCCTGTCAGGCAAGTGGTGTCATTTAAACGCGATGTTTATCGTCGAGCAATGAAAGAATTTGCGTCTGCGGCGATGCCATTTCGCGAACGAAAAACAAAAGGGAAACGCAAAAAACGAAGGGGTTAA